In the Devosia sp. SL43 genome, one interval contains:
- the ubiE gene encoding bifunctional demethylmenaquinone methyltransferase/2-methoxy-6-polyprenyl-1,4-benzoquinol methylase UbiE produces the protein MTNAQETTHFGEQTVALDDKQGLVNKVFHDVADRYDLMNDLMSGGIHRIWKDAMVADLAPPKNGSRGYRVLDMAGGTGDVAERIVNASVGYAEVVVSDINADMLRVGAERAKSWRYPAQASFVEANAEELPFADNSFDAYTIAFGIRNVPRIQQALGEAHRVLKRGGRILVLEFSQVDVPGFDSIYKAFSDRVIPPMGKLVTGDAQPYQYLVESIRKFPSPPLFQSMLAQAGFKRVKHTPFSGNIAALFSGWKI, from the coding sequence ATGACCAACGCGCAAGAAACCACCCATTTCGGCGAGCAGACCGTGGCGCTGGACGACAAGCAGGGCCTGGTCAATAAGGTCTTCCACGACGTTGCCGACCGCTACGACCTGATGAACGACCTGATGAGCGGCGGCATTCACCGCATCTGGAAGGATGCCATGGTGGCCGACCTGGCGCCGCCCAAGAACGGTTCGCGCGGCTACCGCGTGCTCGACATGGCTGGTGGCACCGGCGATGTCGCCGAGCGCATCGTCAACGCCTCGGTGGGCTATGCCGAGGTGGTCGTGTCCGACATCAATGCGGACATGCTGCGGGTGGGCGCCGAGCGGGCGAAGAGCTGGCGTTATCCGGCGCAGGCCAGCTTCGTCGAGGCCAATGCCGAGGAACTGCCCTTCGCCGATAACAGCTTTGACGCCTATACGATCGCCTTCGGCATCCGCAACGTGCCGCGCATCCAGCAGGCGCTGGGCGAGGCGCATCGCGTGCTCAAACGCGGCGGCCGTATCCTGGTGCTCGAATTCAGCCAGGTCGACGTGCCCGGTTTCGATTCCATCTATAAGGCCTTCTCGGACCGCGTGATCCCGCCCATGGGCAAGCTGGTCACCGGCGACGCCCAGCCCTATCAGTATCTGGTCGAATCCATCCGCAAGTTCCCCAGCCCGCCGCTGTTTCAGTCGATGCTTGCTCAGGCCGGCTTCAAGCGGGTGAAGCACACCCCGTTCAGCGGCAACATCGCGGCGTTGTTTTCGGGATGGAAGATTTAG
- the dut gene encoding dUTP diphosphatase, translating into MPDSSVSVELIWLPHGQGLPLPRQQTSGAAGLDLAAAIGAGEAISILPGDYAKIPTGLAIALPDGFEAQVRPRSGLAARHGVTVLNSPGTVDADYRGEVMVLLINHGKEAFVVRRGERIAQMVVAPVSKVVLIEVASLDATDRGDGGHGSTGR; encoded by the coding sequence ATGCCTGACAGCAGCGTTTCCGTCGAGCTGATCTGGTTGCCCCATGGACAGGGACTTCCCTTGCCACGGCAGCAGACATCCGGCGCGGCCGGTCTCGACCTGGCGGCCGCGATCGGCGCCGGCGAGGCCATCAGCATATTGCCCGGCGACTACGCCAAGATTCCCACCGGACTCGCCATTGCGCTGCCCGACGGTTTCGAAGCCCAGGTCAGACCGCGGTCCGGGCTTGCCGCCAGACATGGCGTGACGGTGCTCAACAGCCCCGGCACGGTCGACGCCGATTATCGCGGCGAAGTCATGGTTCTGTTGATCAACCATGGCAAGGAAGCCTTCGTAGTTCGCCGTGGCGAGCGTATCGCGCAGATGGTCGTGGCGCCGGTGAGCAAAGTGGTTCTGATCGAAGTCGCAAGTCTTGATGCAACTGACCGGGGAGATGGCGGGCATGGTTCGACTGGGCGCTAG
- the mutM gene encoding bifunctional DNA-formamidopyrimidine glycosylase/DNA-(apurinic or apyrimidinic site) lyase — protein MPELPEVETVRRGLEPWLEGARIDKVTLNRKDLRFPFPEGLAKEIEGATIVSVARRAKYLLIKLDNGKTVLSHLGMTGSWRFMEHSIDKPPRYYEPGTEPKHDHMVWDIFHPTHGKSHLIYADPRRFGFVDLFDDPADSEYLKGLGPEPLGNDFNADEMAAAFGGKKAPIKAALLDQRVVAGLGNIYVAEALHRSHILPTVLAGTLVTAKGKPKAALEDLAHAVRQVLVEAIEVGGSTLRDFRNAEGGSGYFQHRFAVYNREGEPCPTPLCTGIVERIVQSGRSTFFCPVCQKAP, from the coding sequence ATGCCCGAACTGCCAGAGGTCGAAACCGTCCGCCGCGGGCTCGAACCGTGGCTGGAAGGGGCGCGGATCGACAAGGTTACGCTCAACCGGAAAGACCTGCGCTTTCCCTTTCCCGAGGGCCTGGCCAAGGAGATCGAGGGCGCGACCATCGTTTCGGTGGCGCGGCGGGCCAAATATCTGCTGATCAAGCTCGACAACGGCAAGACGGTGCTGAGCCATCTGGGCATGACCGGCTCCTGGCGCTTCATGGAGCATTCCATCGACAAGCCACCGCGCTACTACGAGCCGGGCACCGAGCCCAAGCATGACCACATGGTCTGGGACATCTTCCATCCCACGCATGGCAAGAGCCACCTGATCTATGCCGATCCGCGCCGCTTCGGCTTTGTCGATCTCTTCGATGATCCGGCGGACAGCGAGTATCTCAAAGGCCTCGGCCCCGAGCCGCTGGGCAATGATTTCAATGCCGACGAAATGGCTGCCGCCTTTGGGGGCAAGAAGGCGCCGATCAAGGCCGCCCTGCTCGACCAGCGGGTGGTGGCAGGCCTGGGCAATATCTATGTCGCCGAAGCTCTACATCGATCGCATATCCTGCCGACCGTGCTGGCCGGCACGCTGGTCACAGCAAAGGGCAAGCCCAAGGCTGCGCTGGAGGACCTGGCGCATGCGGTGCGGCAAGTGCTGGTGGAGGCGATCGAGGTGGGTGGGTCGACGTTGCGCGACTTCAGGAATGCCGAGGGTGGCTCGGGCTATTTTCAGCATCGGTTCGCCGTCTATAACCGGGAGGGTGAGCCTTGCCCGACGCCGCTGTGCACGGGGATAGTGGAGCGCATCGTACAGTCGGGGCGATCGACGTTCTTCTGCCCGGTATGTCAGAAGGCGCCTTAG
- the rpsT gene encoding 30S ribosomal protein S20: MANTPSAKKATRKIEARTAVNKSRRSRVRTFIRKVEEAIVAGDHKLAMEALAVAAPEINRAATKGIVHANLAARKVSRLNSRVKALSA, from the coding sequence ATGGCCAATACGCCGTCAGCCAAGAAGGCTACCCGCAAGATCGAAGCCCGCACCGCGGTCAACAAGTCGCGCCGCTCGCGCGTCCGCACCTTCATCCGCAAGGTTGAAGAGGCCATCGTTGCCGGCGATCACAAGCTTGCCATGGAAGCCCTGGCTGTCGCCGCTCCCGAGATCAACCGCGCTGCGACCAAGGGCATCGTTCATGCCAATCTGGCCGCCCGCAAGGTCAGCCGCCTCAATAGCCGTGTCAAGGCGCTCAGCGCCTGA
- the ubiB gene encoding 2-polyprenylphenol 6-hydroxylase, translating to MLIPAYFRLARAGYVLAREGALSIISAKDLPPPLKLGIWLGRLIERPSVRKTGHVERLNKALNRLGPTYVKFGQTLATRPDVVGADIANDLAGLQDKMEPFDPALVPAILIEALEGKAAELTELSPPIAAASIAQVHRAKLRPADGLPKTVAVKILRPGVQQRFMADIESFYAAARLANRLVRSTKRLKPVEVVETLDRSARLELDLRLEAAAISEMAENIKDDTGFVIPTVSWDHVAQNVLTTSWVDGIPIRDHAALEAAGVDRKALAATLLQSFLKHAIRDGFFHADMHPGNLFADPRTGDVIAVDFGIMGRINRKERRFLADILYGFIVRDYRLVAERHFDIGYVPKDQSVDDFALAIRSIGEPLHGRTATDISMARVLGQLFVITDLFNMQTRPELVLLQKSMVLVEGVARALDPALDIWTVAEPVVGDWLRKEAGPMGRIADLKDHAKTIAEAAGRVPVILAQAELALADYHANKHRQHDGLMRWALLGLIGVVGATFVALLWRLITMPSW from the coding sequence ATGCTGATCCCTGCCTATTTCCGCCTTGCCCGAGCCGGCTATGTCCTGGCCCGGGAAGGTGCGCTGTCCATCATCTCCGCCAAGGATTTGCCGCCGCCGCTCAAGCTCGGCATCTGGCTCGGGCGGTTGATCGAGCGGCCCAGTGTGCGCAAGACCGGACATGTCGAGCGCCTCAACAAGGCCCTGAACCGACTCGGGCCGACCTATGTCAAATTCGGCCAGACGCTGGCGACCCGTCCCGATGTGGTCGGCGCCGATATCGCCAATGACCTGGCGGGCCTGCAGGACAAGATGGAGCCGTTCGATCCGGCTTTAGTCCCGGCCATCTTGATCGAGGCGCTTGAAGGCAAGGCGGCAGAACTCACCGAGCTCAGCCCGCCCATTGCCGCAGCGTCTATCGCCCAGGTGCATCGGGCCAAGCTGCGTCCGGCCGATGGCTTGCCCAAGACCGTTGCGGTCAAGATACTCCGCCCTGGTGTGCAGCAGCGCTTCATGGCCGATATCGAGAGCTTCTATGCGGCAGCAAGGCTGGCCAATCGTCTTGTGCGCTCCACCAAGCGCCTCAAGCCGGTCGAGGTCGTTGAAACGCTCGATCGCTCCGCCCGGCTGGAGCTGGACCTTCGCCTCGAGGCGGCGGCCATTTCCGAGATGGCCGAGAATATCAAGGACGATACCGGCTTCGTCATCCCCACGGTGAGCTGGGATCATGTGGCGCAGAATGTGCTGACCACATCCTGGGTCGATGGCATCCCGATCCGCGACCATGCCGCGCTCGAAGCCGCCGGGGTGGATCGCAAGGCGCTGGCGGCGACGTTGCTGCAGAGCTTCCTCAAGCACGCCATCCGCGATGGCTTCTTCCATGCCGACATGCATCCGGGCAATCTCTTCGCCGATCCGCGAACGGGCGATGTGATCGCGGTCGACTTCGGCATCATGGGCCGCATCAACCGCAAGGAACGCCGCTTCCTTGCCGACATCCTCTATGGCTTCATCGTCAGGGATTATCGCCTGGTGGCCGAGCGGCATTTCGATATCGGCTATGTGCCCAAGGACCAGTCGGTCGACGACTTTGCCCTCGCCATCCGCTCCATCGGCGAGCCGCTGCATGGCCGCACGGCCACCGATATCTCGATGGCGCGAGTGCTGGGCCAGCTCTTTGTCATCACCGATCTGTTCAATATGCAGACCCGCCCTGAGCTGGTGCTGCTGCAGAAATCCATGGTGCTGGTGGAGGGCGTGGCGCGGGCGCTCGATCCGGCGCTCGACATCTGGACCGTGGCCGAGCCGGTGGTTGGCGACTGGCTGCGCAAGGAGGCGGGCCCTATGGGTCGCATCGCCGACCTCAAGGATCATGCCAAGACCATTGCCGAGGCGGCTGGTCGCGTGCCGGTGATTCTGGCGCAGGCCGAACTGGCTTTGGCCGATTATCATGCCAACAAGCATCGCCAGCACGACGGACTGATGCGCTGGGCGCTGCTGGGGCTGATTGGTGTCGTCGGCGCGACGTTCGTCGCCCTGCTCTGGCGGCTGATCACCATGCCGTCATGGTAG
- the dnaA gene encoding chromosomal replication initiator protein DnaA, which produces MTTSDSTEGQRELWTRVRARIKASVGMDVFTSWFASLELEEIVDDVVHLSAPTRFLCSWVQSNYAERLLEAFRQDDETIGRVQVTLRVNGQARPRVAQPAAAQPVTEAPASTSAAAPQAPAMPRLIRDNTATKGDALSGSAIDARMTFDNFVAGEANEMAFGVAKQIANAAANNTVTFNPVYIHSTVGLGKSHLLNAIAHAVQSADASKNIVYLTADHFMYHFITAVQRQSALGFKEWLRRVDLLLIDDMQFLQGKSATEFGHTLGTLLTGAKQVVVAGDAPPRDLEMLDERVRSRLSGGLVVPISGFDLELRRAIVQRRADYSTARYGMHFPAPVIDYIARAVISHGRDLDGAVNRLVAANQLTGELITVPLAEKTLGDLIRSREARRVRIEDILKIVSRHYKVPRNELLSARRSRDVVRPRQIAMFLAKALTSRSLPEIGRRFGGRDHTTVLHSVRKVEQMIKDDVELAQEIELLKRMLEE; this is translated from the coding sequence ATGACCACATCCGATTCCACCGAAGGCCAGCGCGAGCTCTGGACCAGGGTGAGGGCCCGGATCAAGGCATCGGTCGGCATGGATGTGTTCACCTCGTGGTTCGCCAGCCTCGAACTCGAAGAGATCGTCGATGACGTGGTGCATCTGTCGGCGCCCACCCGCTTCCTGTGCTCCTGGGTGCAGTCCAACTATGCCGAGCGCCTGCTTGAAGCCTTCCGTCAGGACGACGAGACCATCGGCCGGGTGCAGGTGACCCTGCGCGTCAATGGCCAGGCCCGCCCGCGCGTTGCCCAGCCCGCTGCGGCTCAGCCCGTTACGGAAGCCCCAGCCTCTACGAGCGCTGCTGCGCCCCAGGCGCCGGCCATGCCGCGCCTTATCCGCGACAATACCGCCACCAAGGGCGATGCCCTTTCCGGCAGCGCCATCGATGCGCGCATGACCTTCGACAATTTCGTGGCCGGCGAAGCCAATGAGATGGCCTTCGGCGTCGCCAAGCAGATCGCCAATGCCGCCGCCAACAACACCGTGACCTTCAATCCGGTCTATATCCATTCGACGGTGGGCCTGGGCAAATCGCACCTGCTCAATGCCATTGCCCATGCCGTGCAGTCGGCCGATGCCAGCAAGAACATCGTCTATCTGACCGCAGACCACTTCATGTACCATTTCATCACCGCCGTGCAGCGCCAGTCGGCGCTGGGCTTCAAGGAATGGCTGCGCCGCGTCGACCTGCTGCTCATCGACGACATGCAGTTCCTGCAGGGCAAGTCGGCCACAGAATTCGGTCACACGCTGGGCACGCTGCTCACCGGCGCCAAGCAGGTCGTGGTGGCCGGCGATGCGCCGCCGCGCGATCTCGAAATGCTCGACGAGCGCGTGCGCTCGCGCCTCTCGGGTGGCCTCGTCGTACCGATCTCCGGCTTCGACCTCGAGCTGCGCCGCGCGATCGTACAGCGCCGCGCCGACTATTCCACCGCCCGCTACGGCATGCATTTCCCGGCGCCTGTGATCGACTATATCGCCCGCGCCGTGATCAGCCATGGCCGCGACCTCGATGGCGCCGTCAACCGCCTCGTCGCCGCCAACCAGCTGACCGGCGAACTGATCACCGTGCCGCTGGCCGAAAAAACGCTCGGCGACCTGATCCGCTCGCGCGAAGCCCGTCGCGTCCGTATCGAGGATATCCTCAAGATCGTCAGCCGCCACTACAAGGTACCGCGCAACGAACTGCTGTCAGCCCGCCGCTCGCGCGACGTCGTCCGCCCGCGCCAGATCGCCATGTTCCTCGCCAAGGCCCTGACCTCGCGCTCCCTGCCCGAAATCGGCCGTCGCTTCGGCGGCCGCGACCACACGACGGTCCTGCATTCGGTCCGCAAGGTCGAGCAGATGATCAAGGACGACGTGGAACTGGCGCAGGAAATCGAATTGTTGAAGCGCATGCTAGAGGAATAG
- the dnaN gene encoding DNA polymerase III subunit beta, protein MKVTLERNHLLKSLSHVHRVVERRNTYPILANVLFKASDDKVELRATDLDIEVTESVPAMVSTAGTTTVPAHTLYEIVRKLSDGAEVRLETDGGENMVLTSGRSRFNLACLSPDSFPDLKSGAFGHEFTMPASALRELIERTQFAISNEETRYYLNGIYFHTVDITGTGTVLRAVATDGHRMARAEIEAPAGAKGMPGIIVPKKTVGEVQKLLDGAEGDVAVEVSDTKIRFTVGSVVLLSKLIEGTFPDYDRVTPKNNDKQMNVDRASFATAVDRVSTIASERGGKAVKLQAKDGLLELSVTNPDHGTASEELAVEFDTDGFEIGFNARYLLDIIGQIRSESAVFMFNDAGSPTLVKDDGETRALYVLMPMRV, encoded by the coding sequence ATGAAAGTCACGCTCGAACGCAATCATCTGCTCAAGTCGCTGAGCCATGTGCACCGGGTTGTGGAGCGGCGGAATACCTATCCGATCTTGGCCAACGTGCTGTTCAAGGCCAGCGACGACAAGGTCGAGCTGCGCGCCACTGACCTCGATATCGAGGTGACCGAAAGCGTACCGGCCATGGTGTCGACCGCGGGCACCACCACGGTGCCGGCCCATACGCTCTACGAAATCGTCCGCAAGCTTTCCGATGGCGCCGAAGTGCGCCTCGAAACCGATGGCGGCGAGAACATGGTTCTCACCTCCGGTCGTTCGCGCTTCAACCTCGCCTGCCTGAGCCCCGACAGCTTTCCCGACTTGAAGTCCGGCGCATTCGGCCACGAATTCACGATGCCGGCCTCGGCCCTGCGCGAACTGATCGAGCGCACCCAGTTCGCCATCTCCAACGAAGAGACGCGCTACTACCTCAACGGCATCTATTTCCACACCGTCGACATCACGGGGACGGGCACGGTCCTCCGCGCCGTGGCCACCGATGGCCACCGCATGGCGCGCGCCGAGATCGAGGCTCCCGCTGGTGCCAAGGGCATGCCCGGCATCATCGTGCCCAAGAAGACCGTGGGCGAAGTGCAGAAGCTGCTTGATGGCGCCGAGGGCGACGTCGCGGTGGAAGTCTCCGACACCAAGATCCGCTTCACGGTGGGCTCGGTCGTGCTGCTGTCGAAGCTCATCGAAGGCACCTTCCCCGATTACGACCGCGTGACGCCCAAGAACAACGACAAGCAGATGAATGTCGACCGCGCCAGCTTCGCCACCGCCGTCGATCGCGTCTCGACTATTGCCTCGGAACGCGGCGGCAAGGCCGTCAAGCTCCAGGCCAAGGATGGGTTGCTGGAACTGTCGGTGACCAATCCCGACCACGGCACGGCCAGCGAAGAGCTGGCTGTCGAGTTCGACACCGACGGCTTCGAGATCGGCTTCAACGCCCGCTATCTGCTCGACATTATCGGCCAGATCCGCAGCGAGAGCGCGGTGTTCATGTTCAACGACGCGGGTTCCCCGACTTTGGTCAAGGACGACGGCGAGACGCGGGCGCTGTATGTGCTGATGCCGATGCGCGTTTGA
- the recF gene encoding DNA replication/repair protein RecF (All proteins in this family for which functions are known are DNA-binding proteins that assist the filamentation of RecA onto DNA for the initiation of recombination or recombinational repair.) translates to MTRHLSRIRLTAFRNYTAAALDLDSRHVVLTGPNGSGKTNLLEAISVLSPGRGLRGASFETLQSHGSDTGWAVAATVETDDGPSDIGTGASPEGGRRVRINGANARSIEAMSDYLRMLWLTPSMDGLFSGPAGERRRFLDRLVTTLIPSHSASVSDYEKAMRQRNRLLEDNGDTAWLSAIENQMAELGASIHLARTDSLHHLQALIEQSLDDHSFPAAHLALTPLFEHGTEPASSAALETALIETWRASRGVDRAAGRTISGPHRVDLEVTYAQKGMPAALGSTGEQKALLIGLILAHARLVKLRTAITPFLLLDEIAAHLDPDRRRALFSALDGLGTQCFLTGTDRVLFEALGERAQTITVRDGRLTKD, encoded by the coding sequence ATGACCCGCCACCTCTCCCGCATCCGCCTCACCGCCTTCCGCAACTACACGGCGGCTGCGCTCGACCTCGATTCCCGCCATGTCGTCCTCACCGGCCCCAATGGTTCGGGCAAAACCAACCTGCTCGAAGCCATTTCCGTGCTCTCGCCCGGCCGCGGCCTGCGCGGCGCGAGTTTCGAGACCCTGCAATCCCATGGCAGCGATACCGGCTGGGCGGTCGCGGCGACCGTCGAGACCGATGATGGCCCCTCCGATATCGGCACCGGCGCATCTCCCGAAGGCGGCCGCCGGGTGCGCATCAATGGCGCCAATGCCCGCTCCATCGAGGCGATGAGCGACTATCTGCGCATGCTGTGGCTGACACCATCAATGGATGGCCTGTTCTCCGGCCCCGCGGGCGAGCGCAGGCGCTTTCTCGACCGGCTGGTAACCACTCTCATCCCCAGCCATTCTGCCTCGGTGTCCGACTACGAAAAGGCCATGCGGCAGCGCAACCGGCTGCTCGAGGACAATGGCGATACCGCGTGGCTCTCCGCCATCGAAAACCAGATGGCCGAACTGGGCGCCTCGATCCACCTGGCGCGAACCGATAGCCTCCACCACCTCCAGGCGTTGATCGAACAGAGCCTCGACGACCACAGCTTTCCCGCCGCCCATCTGGCGCTGACGCCGCTGTTCGAGCATGGCACGGAGCCTGCCTCCTCGGCGGCTCTCGAAACCGCGCTCATCGAGACCTGGCGGGCCTCGCGCGGGGTTGATCGGGCCGCTGGACGCACCATATCAGGCCCACACCGCGTCGATCTCGAAGTGACCTATGCCCAAAAGGGCATGCCGGCCGCTCTGGGCTCGACCGGGGAACAGAAAGCCCTCCTGATCGGGCTCATTTTGGCCCATGCCCGCCTCGTCAAACTGCGCACGGCGATCACGCCGTTCCTGCTGCTCGACGAAATCGCTGCCCATCTCGATCCGGACCGCCGCCGGGCGCTGTTTTCGGCCCTCGACGGGCTGGGCACGCAGTGCTTCCTAACCGGCACGGACCGTGTCCTGTTCGAAGCTTTGGGCGAGCGGGCGCAGACCATTACCGTCCGTGACGGACGGCTCACTAAGGACTAG
- a CDS encoding SDR family NAD(P)-dependent oxidoreductase: MAESFVPGGIAVITGGASGIGRAAAREAAGAGMRIVLLDVNAAKLAATTAELAAVVGADNVWSEIIDVADAAAMTALAQQVGAAWGSPTLLMNNAAYFVAGGAGGILDPIENWQRTMAINVLGPVNGVQAFLPGMLKAEHAGVIVNTGSKQGLTNPPGNPAYNTSKAALNAYTQNLARDLRERAGGKVSAHLLIPGWTTTGEAEHRPGAWLPEQVVDFMEQAIAHNGFFILCPDDETPNEMDHKRILWNAKDIIEDRPALSRWHPEWKDKFAEFMKGELPSG, translated from the coding sequence ATGGCCGAAAGTTTTGTCCCCGGCGGGATCGCCGTTATTACAGGTGGCGCTAGTGGTATCGGGCGCGCAGCGGCCCGCGAGGCGGCCGGTGCCGGGATGCGCATCGTGCTGCTCGATGTCAACGCGGCCAAGCTGGCCGCCACGACCGCCGAGCTGGCGGCGGTTGTCGGGGCGGACAATGTCTGGTCCGAAATCATCGATGTCGCCGATGCCGCAGCGATGACCGCCCTAGCGCAACAGGTGGGAGCCGCCTGGGGCAGTCCGACGCTGCTGATGAACAACGCCGCCTATTTCGTAGCGGGCGGCGCCGGCGGCATTCTCGACCCGATCGAGAACTGGCAGCGGACCATGGCCATCAATGTGCTCGGCCCGGTCAATGGCGTGCAGGCCTTCCTCCCCGGCATGCTGAAGGCCGAGCATGCGGGGGTCATCGTCAATACCGGCTCCAAGCAGGGTCTGACCAATCCGCCGGGCAATCCCGCCTACAATACCTCCAAGGCGGCACTCAACGCCTATACGCAGAACCTGGCGCGCGACCTGCGCGAGCGGGCGGGCGGAAAGGTTAGTGCGCATCTGCTGATCCCTGGATGGACCACGACGGGCGAGGCCGAACATCGTCCGGGAGCCTGGCTGCCCGAGCAGGTCGTGGATTTCATGGAACAGGCCATCGCCCACAATGGCTTTTTCATCCTCTGCCCGGATGACGAAACGCCCAATGAGATGGATCACAAGCGCATCCTGTGGAATGCGAAGGATATCATCGAGGACAGGCCGGCTTTGTCGCGCTGGCATCCGGAGTGGAAGGATAAGTTTGCGGAGTTTATGAAGGGCGAGCTGCCAAGTGGATAG
- a CDS encoding HesA/MoeB/ThiF family protein: MASDPLSPEETRRYSRHLVLKGIGGSGQQALKAARVLVVGAGGLGSPAIAYLAGAGVGTLGVVDNDHVSLSNLQRQMIHTTDGIGDSKVDSAGRFVHALNPHVDVVLHRERIGDDNAETIVAGYHLVLDGTDNIATRRAVASAAETVGLPLVSGAVSMFDGQVTVFAPGGPRFGDLYPAEANDEDLPSCEATGILGPLTGVIGTLMAMEALKLITGIGEPLIGRVLTYDGKGGRFSEFSY, translated from the coding sequence TTGGCCTCTGACCCGCTTTCACCCGAGGAGACCCGTCGCTATTCGCGGCACCTGGTGCTCAAGGGCATAGGCGGCAGCGGCCAGCAGGCGCTGAAGGCTGCGCGGGTGCTGGTGGTCGGAGCCGGTGGCCTGGGCAGCCCTGCCATCGCCTATCTGGCTGGCGCGGGTGTCGGAACGCTAGGCGTGGTCGACAATGATCATGTGTCACTGTCCAACCTGCAGCGGCAGATGATCCACACCACCGATGGTATTGGCGACAGCAAGGTCGACAGCGCCGGCCGCTTTGTCCATGCGCTCAATCCGCATGTGGACGTAGTGCTGCACCGCGAACGGATTGGTGACGACAACGCCGAGACAATTGTCGCCGGCTACCACCTGGTGCTCGACGGCACCGACAATATCGCCACGCGACGCGCCGTCGCCTCGGCCGCCGAAACCGTGGGCCTGCCGCTGGTATCGGGTGCAGTGTCGATGTTCGACGGCCAGGTGACGGTCTTCGCGCCCGGCGGCCCGCGCTTTGGCGACCTCTATCCCGCCGAGGCCAATGACGAGGACCTGCCGAGTTGCGAGGCGACCGGGATACTGGGTCCGCTCACCGGCGTCATCGGCACGCTGATGGCCATGGAGGCGCTGAAACTGATCACGGGGATTGGTGAGCCGCTGATCGGGCGCGTGCTGACTTACGATGGTAAAGGCGGGCGGTTTTCAGAGTTCTCGTATTAG
- a CDS encoding DUF2259 domain-containing protein: MVRLGASLFAMLITVTSAFAGDRAVIDFIGFSDDSRYFAFEEYGIQDGSGFAYSSIYIVDLSNDTWVVGTPIRIQADDETVSLSQIRAEVQLQAADDIETLDINVPVEIAALIGDGTPGSDAQTLRFGVPAYTPGDVSGDYELQLSSFAAKAASPCQEWFGIDPLGYELSISDNGNERLLHRDATLPRSRGCPMAYRLYGVVLPFQAGSMGDAVGIVSVYPGGFEGPDRRFIAVPLGL, from the coding sequence ATGGTTCGACTGGGCGCTAGTCTGTTTGCTATGCTGATAACCGTTACGTCTGCCTTTGCGGGCGATCGGGCGGTCATAGACTTTATCGGTTTTTCCGATGACAGCCGCTATTTCGCCTTCGAGGAATACGGCATCCAGGATGGCTCCGGCTTCGCCTATTCGAGCATCTATATCGTGGACCTCAGCAACGATACCTGGGTGGTCGGGACCCCCATCCGCATCCAGGCCGATGACGAGACGGTCAGCCTCAGCCAGATTCGCGCCGAAGTTCAGCTACAGGCCGCCGACGATATCGAGACGCTCGATATCAACGTGCCGGTCGAGATCGCGGCGCTGATCGGCGACGGTACGCCCGGTAGCGATGCGCAGACGCTACGCTTCGGGGTGCCTGCCTACACTCCAGGCGATGTCTCGGGCGATTACGAGCTGCAGCTCTCCAGTTTCGCCGCCAAGGCCGCTTCGCCCTGCCAGGAATGGTTCGGTATCGATCCGCTGGGCTATGAGCTCAGCATCAGCGACAACGGCAATGAGCGCCTGTTGCACCGCGACGCGACGCTGCCGCGCTCGCGCGGCTGCCCGATGGCCTATCGGCTCTATGGCGTGGTGCTGCCGTTCCAGGCCGGCTCGATGGGCGATGCCGTCGGTATCGTCTCGGTCTATCCAGGCGGTTTCGAGGGCCCCGACCGCCGCTTCATCGCGGTGCCGCTTGGCCTCTGA